The following DNA comes from Amycolatopsis albispora.
CTACCTCGGCGACTCGCGCCTGGTGGACGCCTGCGTGCAGCGGCTGCGCGCGAAGATCGAAGACGTGCCGGCGAGCCCGCGGCACGTGGAGACCGTGCGCGGCTTCGGGTACCGCTTCAACCGCCCATGAACCGGAACCGGCCGTGGCAGTGGCTGTCCGGGCTGCGGCCCCGGCTGCTGGCCGCCTTCGCGCTGGCCACCGTGCTCGGCGCGGCCGCGGCCAGCGGCGCCAGCTACGTCTCCGCCCGCAACACCATGCTGGCCACCGCGCAGGACGACTTCATGAACGAGGTCAAGCAGCGGGTGGCGGACACCCTGCCGCAGTTGTCCGTACCACCGGGACAGGCCGATCTGGACACGCTCGCCAGCCGCGTCGACGGCGCCACCGTGGTGACCTACCAGGGCAGCACCTCGGCCAACCGCGGCATGCCGATCACCGCGGTGCCCGCGCAGCTGCGCTCGGCGGTCGGCGGCTCGGAGCGCATCCAGTTCCAGCGGGTGGATTCGAGCGGGACGCCGATGTTCTACGTCGGCGTGCCGGTGCTGGGCCCCGACGCGACGGGGGTGACGGGCCCCACCGGTATCGAGGTGTACTCGTCTATTTCGCTGGCCGACGAGCAGAACGCCATCGAGGACCTGGCGCGGTGGGCCTGGCTGACCGTGGCACTGGTACTCCCGCTGGCCGCCGGGCTCGCGCTGCTCGCCGCCCGCGGGGTGCTCCGGCCGGTCCGCCAGCTCAACCTGGCCGCGCGACGGCTGGCCGAGGGCAAACTCGACACCCGGCTGCGCGTCCGCGGTTCCGACGAGCTGGCCGAGCTGGTGGCCACCTTCAACGAAACCGCGGTCGCGCTCGACCGGACCGTCGGCGAACTTCGGGAGATGGAGGCCGCCGCGCGCCGGTTCGTCGCCGACGTCTCGCACGAGCTGCGCACCCCGCTGACCGCGATGAGCGCGGTGACCGGGGTGCTGGACGAGGATGCCGGGCAGCTGCCACCGGACACCGCCGTGGCCGCCCGGCTGGTGTCCGCCGAGACCCGCAAGCTCGCGCGGCTGGTGCAGGACCTGATCGAGATCTCCCGGTTCGACACCAACCGCGCCGACCTGCAGCTCGACCAGTGGGACCTGGCCACCGCGATCACCGACAGCATGGCCGCGCGTGGCTGGCGCGAAGGCAGCGAACTGGTGCTCGACCTGCCCGAGGGCGTCAGCGCCGTGGTGGACCGGCGGCGGCTGGACGTGATCGTGGCGAACCTGGTCGGAAACGCGCTGCGTCACGGCGGTCCCCCGGTCGAGGTGACCCTGCGGGGGACCGACACGATGGTGTCGGTGGAGGTGACCGATCGGGGCCCCGGCATCGATCCGGCGGTGCTCCCGCACGTGTTCGAGCGGTTCTACAAGGCCGACAGCGCCCGCGCGCGGTCCGACGGCAGCGGGCTCGGGCTGGCCATCGCACTGGAGAACGCACGCATGCACGGCGGTGACCTCCAGGCGGAGAACCGGGCCGGCGGCGGCGCGCGGTTCACCCTGCGGCTGCCCCGGTTCCCGGTGGTGCCGCGATGAGGCGCGTGCTCGGGGCCGTCCTGCTGTTGTGCCTGCTCACGGCCTGTGGCGTGCGGCCGACCGACGGTCCCATCCCGGCCGGTCCCGGCCCGGCGTTCCCGGCGTCGAACCGCGCGGAAATGACCCTCTACTTCCTGCTCGACGACCGCATCTACCCGATCAGCCGGTCGACTCCGGGACTGGCGAGTCCGGAAAGCGTGCTCACCGCGCTGGTCCGCGGCCCGAACGCCGAAGAGCAGAAACGCGGGCTGTCCACCCACATCCCGACCGGCGGGAAGGTCGCCTTCACCGGCCAGCTCGCGGTTTCCCTGCCCGTCCCGCTGGAGCAGGTGCCGGAGACCGCGTTCGACCAGCTCAGCTGCACCACGGTGGCCACCGGCCTGTGGGGCGCGCTGCGGGTCACCGGCACCAACGGCAGCCGCGACCTGTTCGGCTGCCCCGCCGGTTGACCGGCGAGCGTGTTCGCCCAGCTCAGACCCCGCAACCGGGTCCCGGGCGGCGGTCCTGTAGCCTTCTCGGCGGAGGATTGGCCGAGCGGCCTAAGGCGCACGATTGGAAATCGTGTTGGGTGTAAAAGCCCTCACGGGTTCGAATCCCGTATCCTCCGCCAACCAGCGAGGTCCCCGGCAGCGTGCTGCGCCGGGGACCTCGCTGCGTGAGCACGGGCTACCCGTTCGCTGGATTCTCCGTGCCACCTCCGGGCCCGCATACTGCTTTGACACTAGTGCCGCCAAGCGTTGGAGCCCGCCGATGAGGCCACGATCTCGCGCTGCCGCACGCTCCCCATTCCGGAGGCGAAGGGCGCCGACGCTAATACTGGCAGCCGGTCCGGTGCACGGGGGGTTCGGTCCGTCGTTGCCGCGCGCTACCACTAGTGTTTCCGCCGTCTACCGGCCCCGGACGGCACCTCGTCCGGGGCCTGACCCGTTCGGGGTCGCGGCCGGGCACCCTCGCCGAAGACCGGACGCGACCACGCACCATCGATCGTTCAAGGAGCCAACAACCCCATGCCCGGAGTGGATGAGATCCGCGCGGGAATCGCGCTCTCCAAGGAGAAGGCGAACGCCAGCGTCGCCGCACTCCAGCAGGCCGCGCAGGCCCTCGAAGAAGCCCAGCTCTCGCTGGCGCAGGCGACCTCGGGCAGCAGCCAGCCGGAGGTCGGCCAGGCCCACGGCATGTTCGCCGAAGCACTGCAGGGCATCACCGGCACGCAGAGCACCATTCAGGCGGCCATTTCGGCCGCCGATTCCTACTCGGCCCGGCTGTAATCGCGCCGATGTCCGTTTCCGAACTCCACGAACGGCTGACGGCGGTGCGCGCCGCCGCGGCGGACGCGGTGGCGCACCTCGACCGGGCCGGCGAACTGCTCGCCGAGGCGCGCCGCGCGATCGTGGACCCGCAGGCGCAGGCGGATCCGTGGATCCCGCCGCAGCTGACGCAGGCGGCCGAGCAGCTGGACACGCACAAATCCCGGATCGCCGGGGCCGACGAGGCGCTGGGCACCTATCTGGCCATGCTGTAGTCGTAGTCGTGAGGCGGAAATGAGCAAGCGCAGCGAGCAACGCGGACGCGTGACGGCGGCACTGGACCAGCTCCGCCGTCACCTCGGGCTGGCGCTGGGCGCGGCGGCGAGCGCGCGGGAGACCGCCGAAGCCGACCTGGCCAAGCTCGAGCTGGAACGGATGATCGTGCGCGCCGGCATCGAGCGGGCGGGCGCCGACGAGGCGATCGCCGAGCGCTCGCGGCAGCCGGGCATGGCCGAGGTGGTCAACTGGCTGCAGACCGTGCGCGGGCAGTTCTACCAGGACTGGGCCGAAGGGCCGAACACGCTGCGGGAACTGGTGGCCGCCGCGGCCCCGGGACCGGCCGGGCAGCCGCCGGGGCACTGGCTCGGCCGCGTCGGCACCAATCCCGGCACGTCGGTGCCGGAACTGTGGCGGATCGGCACGTCCACAGTGGACAGCAAGACCACCGGGGTGGCGCAGACCTTCGACGTGGCGGTCCCGCTGCTCGACGAGTCGCACCTGTCCATCACCTCCGCGCCGAAGACCAGGGCGACGGTGGACGCGCTGGTGGAGAACCTGCTGATGCGGGTGCTGTCCACCTTCGAACCGGGCGCGGTCCGGGTGCACCTGTGGGACGTCGGCCAGCTCACCGCGGTGCTGCCGAACCTGTACCCGCTCAGCCGCACCGGCGCGCTGAACATCTGCGACCCGACCCGCCTGCAGGACCTGCTCGACGAGCTGGCCGGGCACATCCGCCGCATCCACGCGCACACCATGCAGGGCGGGCACACCTCGTTGCGGGCCATGCGCCTGGCCACCGGCAAGCGGCTGGAGCCGTGGCGCATCGCGGTGCTGTTCGGCAACGGCGAGGAACTGCAACCGGAACGCCTGCGCGACCTGCGCCGCGTGGCCAGCGGCGCGTTGTCCGCCGGGATCTCGCTGATCCTGGTGGACGTGCCGACCACGCTCGGCGGTTCGGTGGAGGGCATCAGCCTGCTACCGGACGAGCGCAAGGCGATCTGCAGCATGACCGGCTCCGAGCTGGTGGTGACGCTGGACCCGCCGCTGCCGTCCGGCCAGGTCAGCATGGCCGCCACCCGGCTCGCCGAGGCCTTGATCCAGAAGCAGGGCGGGCCGCGCTCGTTCGCCGACCTGCTGCCGGAGGAGCTGGGGCAGGAGCGTTCGGCCCAGGAACTCCGCGCCCCGGTCGGCTTCTACGAGGGCGACCCGGTCGAGGTGGTGATCGGCGACGCCAGCCCGCACGCGCTGATCGGCGGGCCCAGCGGATCCGGCAAGACGAACTTCCTCTACGCGCTGCTCGGCAGCCTCGCCGCGCGGTACTCCCCCAGCGAGCTGGCGCTGTACCTGCTCGACTTCAAGGAGGGCGTGTCCTTCGCCGGGCTCGCGCCGGGCCGCAAGGACTCCAGCTGGCTGCCGCACGCGAAGCTGGTCGGGGTGAACGTCAACACCGACCGCGAGTTCGGCCTCGCGCTGCTGCGCTTCCTCGCCGACGAGCTGCGGCGGCGGTCGGCCGCGGCCAAGGACCACGAGGTGACCAACCTCGCCGACCTGCGCGAACAGGACCC
Coding sequences within:
- a CDS encoding sensor histidine kinase, producing the protein MNRNRPWQWLSGLRPRLLAAFALATVLGAAAASGASYVSARNTMLATAQDDFMNEVKQRVADTLPQLSVPPGQADLDTLASRVDGATVVTYQGSTSANRGMPITAVPAQLRSAVGGSERIQFQRVDSSGTPMFYVGVPVLGPDATGVTGPTGIEVYSSISLADEQNAIEDLARWAWLTVALVLPLAAGLALLAARGVLRPVRQLNLAARRLAEGKLDTRLRVRGSDELAELVATFNETAVALDRTVGELREMEAAARRFVADVSHELRTPLTAMSAVTGVLDEDAGQLPPDTAVAARLVSAETRKLARLVQDLIEISRFDTNRADLQLDQWDLATAITDSMAARGWREGSELVLDLPEGVSAVVDRRRLDVIVANLVGNALRHGGPPVEVTLRGTDTMVSVEVTDRGPGIDPAVLPHVFERFYKADSARARSDGSGLGLAIALENARMHGGDLQAENRAGGGARFTLRLPRFPVVPR
- a CDS encoding FtsK/SpoIIIE domain-containing protein, with amino-acid sequence MSKRSEQRGRVTAALDQLRRHLGLALGAAASARETAEADLAKLELERMIVRAGIERAGADEAIAERSRQPGMAEVVNWLQTVRGQFYQDWAEGPNTLRELVAAAAPGPAGQPPGHWLGRVGTNPGTSVPELWRIGTSTVDSKTTGVAQTFDVAVPLLDESHLSITSAPKTRATVDALVENLLMRVLSTFEPGAVRVHLWDVGQLTAVLPNLYPLSRTGALNICDPTRLQDLLDELAGHIRRIHAHTMQGGHTSLRAMRLATGKRLEPWRIAVLFGNGEELQPERLRDLRRVASGALSAGISLILVDVPTTLGGSVEGISLLPDERKAICSMTGSELVVTLDPPLPSGQVSMAATRLAEALIQKQGGPRSFADLLPEELGQERSAQELRAPVGFYEGDPVEVVIGDASPHALIGGPSGSGKTNFLYALLGSLAARYSPSELALYLLDFKEGVSFAGLAPGRKDSSWLPHAKLVGVNVNTDREFGLALLRFLADELRRRSAAAKDHEVTNLADLREQDPNGHWPRIVAVIDEFQYLFAGRDTVTAQATSLLEDIARRGRSQGIHLVLASQDVAGIEAFWGKPAIFEQCTLRIAMPKARRVLAETNEAAVSAPRWHAVINHDSGVSHGNQLAHVPDASTKDVFPKLQRRLWERYASGTAEPRLFDGAISPLLEENDEFKRLGPSTRPRTLVGQTIDVQNAAHGVELSPTPGRNFAVLGTAIREALSIMDSCARSLAQQYTEGQVEFVVCCLVERCQPSVEELTKRLAGVGHEVTTVAPAELSEKLAELADELSSVDKQRVLLLYGAEAALPALEAKAPGVLKSGLDHFRVLLKQGPGAGFHTIGWWRAIARLKDTLGFAGTDDIGAWAALDVQGSELSPFCAGQVVHWSPRPGRALFFDRTTHASPEVLIPFHHPDPEQVSG